From one Dehalococcoidia bacterium genomic stretch:
- a CDS encoding CFI-box-CTERM domain-containing protein, translating to MKAKILYSAIGLVMILALAAVVVPAGPALANDIASSTLHFEGALTEAGGVYTGTIAMTEGTYYMTGGPGCVDGQTPDGGPCNGGFDIYAEEGGTGYLHDSTHDPGETTIIGSDHDFYHSGGGWGAYYDPDCVDWYNYELTLTTDHWYLRYNGGVLGSGVATPMSGSMSWSAMYASEDDIGVPSPDPAYPGEAALHGGGSQAWDIDWTWGTEAVPLEFRGFDVEVTDLGEGDYSVTMTPAEEGGEGGCFIATAAYGTEAAAEINVLRAFRDEVLLESTLGSQLVEWYYQTSPPVADFISENSLLRTIVRELVIDPIVSVATFTQGIWGK from the coding sequence ATGAAAGCCAAGATACTCTATTCGGCAATAGGGCTGGTTATGATTCTGGCCCTGGCGGCGGTGGTAGTGCCGGCAGGCCCCGCGTTGGCGAATGACATTGCGTCATCAACACTGCATTTTGAGGGGGCTTTAACGGAGGCTGGTGGAGTATACACCGGCACGATTGCCATGACCGAGGGCACCTACTATATGACTGGTGGGCCTGGATGTGTTGATGGACAAACACCAGACGGCGGTCCGTGCAACGGCGGCTTTGACATTTATGCGGAAGAGGGTGGCACCGGTTATCTCCATGATTCTACCCACGACCCGGGGGAGACCACAATTATAGGTTCCGATCATGACTTCTATCACTCTGGTGGGGGATGGGGAGCTTATTACGATCCCGATTGCGTTGACTGGTACAACTATGAGTTGACACTTACAACTGACCATTGGTATTTGCGTTACAATGGCGGAGTTCTGGGCAGTGGGGTAGCAACACCAATGTCTGGTTCGATGAGCTGGTCTGCCATGTATGCCTCGGAAGATGACATCGGTGTTCCGTCCCCTGATCCTGCATATCCCGGTGAAGCTGCTCTCCATGGTGGTGGTTCCCAAGCTTGGGATATTGACTGGACTTGGGGTACTGAGGCGGTTCCTCTAGAGTTTCGTGGATTCGATGTTGAAGTAACAGATCTGGGAGAAGGGGACTATAGTGTTACTATGACGCCGGCAGAGGAAGGGGGAGAAGGAGGCTGCTTCATCGCCACCGCAGCCTACGGCACAGAGGCCGCTGCGGAAATCAATGTGTTGAGGGCGTTCAGGGATGAGGTGCTGCTGGAGAGCACTCTGGGCTCTCAACTTGTGGAGTGGTACTACCAGACCAGCCCTCCGGTAGCGGATTTCATATCGGAAAACAGCCTCTTGAGGACCATTGTGAGGGAGCTGGTGATCGACCCCATTGTGAGTGTTGCCACATTCACACAGGGTATTTGGGGGAAATAG
- a CDS encoding DUF2520 domain-containing protein, whose product MKEVRRDQESTRRKIGFIGAGTVGTALAVRLSGKGYPVVAVSSRTKASAQRLAEAVPTCQALDSNQAVADNAQLVFITTPDGVIAPVAAGIKWHPDQSVVHCSGADSTDILEPASKRGALIGGFHPLQTFASVTHAIENMPGSTFAIEADEPLLTELREMAAALEGTCIRLGAGDKVLYHAAAVIACNYLVTLVKLATDLWQSFGIPPQQATQALLPLLRGTLNNIDNVGIPDCLTGPIARGDSGTIEKHIFALERTAPGILPTYRELGSQTIPIALAKGKIDEQKARELQTLLKEEA is encoded by the coding sequence ATGAAGGAAGTAAGGCGAGACCAGGAAAGCACCCGGCGCAAGATCGGTTTCATCGGTGCTGGGACGGTGGGTACGGCGCTGGCGGTCAGGCTCAGCGGTAAGGGATACCCGGTGGTCGCTGTTTCCAGTCGCACCAAGGCCTCGGCGCAACGGCTGGCAGAGGCTGTCCCCACATGCCAGGCACTGGATAGCAACCAGGCGGTGGCCGACAATGCCCAGCTAGTTTTCATCACCACCCCTGACGGCGTCATCGCCCCGGTAGCCGCCGGGATTAAATGGCACCCCGATCAAAGCGTAGTTCACTGTAGCGGCGCCGACTCGACCGATATACTGGAGCCGGCGAGCAAGCGCGGTGCTCTTATCGGCGGCTTCCATCCTTTACAGACCTTCGCCAGCGTGACCCATGCTATAGAGAACATGCCCGGCTCCACCTTCGCCATTGAAGCGGACGAGCCGCTGCTTACCGAGCTCCGAGAGATGGCTGCCGCTCTCGAGGGGACCTGTATCAGGCTCGGCGCCGGTGATAAAGTGCTTTATCATGCTGCAGCGGTGATTGCCTGTAACTACCTGGTAACCCTGGTGAAGCTGGCCACCGACCTGTGGCAGTCCTTCGGGATCCCGCCCCAGCAGGCAACACAGGCACTGCTTCCCCTGCTCCGGGGAACACTGAACAACATCGATAACGTGGGCATTCCCGACTGCCTCACAGGGCCCATCGCCCGCGGGGACTCGGGCACCATAGAAAAGCATATTTTCGCTCTGGAGCGAACTGCTCCCGGAATTCTACCCACCTATCGGGAGCTGGGGTCCCAGACGATCCCTATAGCCCTGGCAAAAGGTAAGATAGATGAGCAGAAAGCCAGGGAATTGCAAACACTACTAAAGGAGGAAGCATGA
- a CDS encoding MFS transporter, with translation MEPVSSERKRIFGISRNVFALGWVSFLTDVSTDMIFNVFPLFLSHVLGVGTAFIGLMEGLGDSAATMLKVVSGWASDRLGQRKGLTTYGYVLSTVAKPFLLIATSGAVALAIRLFERSGKGIRTSPRDALIADSTTAEKMGRGFGFHRAMDTAGAVGGIAIAAAIVYLVQGWETRLSLPSFEWLVIIGVIPAALAVLVLIFFVHEGRASSAKRVEGGAADGRGLERRFKIFLVIMVIFTLGNSADIFLVLRASDIGLSPLHILLMLIPLNLVYAATAYPFGRLSDRIGRKRIIVAGWGIYALTYIGFALASPMWHVVYVILLFALYGVYYGAVEGVTRAFVADMVPREKRGTAYGLYHGAIGLSLLLASVTAGLLWEAIDPAATFFFGAAMAVVAIAGFVLFIKE, from the coding sequence ATGGAACCAGTGAGCAGCGAGAGAAAAAGGATTTTCGGGATCAGCCGTAACGTCTTCGCCCTGGGATGGGTGAGCTTCCTCACCGATGTCTCCACCGATATGATCTTCAACGTGTTCCCTCTCTTCCTATCCCATGTGCTCGGAGTGGGGACAGCATTCATCGGCCTTATGGAAGGGCTGGGCGATAGCGCTGCCACCATGCTCAAAGTGGTTAGCGGCTGGGCCAGCGACAGGCTAGGCCAGCGAAAGGGGCTCACCACCTATGGCTACGTACTTTCCACCGTGGCCAAGCCCTTTCTCCTTATTGCCACCAGCGGGGCGGTGGCGCTGGCCATCCGCTTATTTGAGCGCTCGGGCAAGGGGATTCGCACATCGCCCCGTGATGCCCTGATCGCAGATTCCACCACCGCGGAGAAGATGGGGCGCGGCTTTGGCTTTCACCGTGCTATGGATACCGCTGGTGCGGTCGGCGGGATTGCCATCGCTGCCGCTATCGTCTATCTGGTGCAGGGTTGGGAGACCAGGCTTTCCCTCCCCTCGTTCGAGTGGCTGGTCATTATCGGCGTTATCCCCGCGGCGCTTGCGGTGCTGGTACTTATCTTCTTCGTTCACGAGGGGAGAGCCTCGAGCGCTAAGCGGGTGGAAGGAGGCGCCGCCGATGGAAGGGGTTTGGAAAGGCGGTTCAAGATTTTCCTGGTGATAATGGTCATTTTTACCCTGGGCAACTCCGCCGATATATTCCTGGTGTTGAGGGCAAGCGATATTGGCCTGTCCCCACTACATATACTTCTTATGCTTATCCCGCTCAATCTGGTCTATGCCGCAACTGCCTATCCCTTTGGCAGGCTATCGGACAGGATAGGCAGGAAGCGGATCATCGTCGCCGGCTGGGGGATATACGCCCTTACCTATATCGGGTTTGCCCTGGCATCGCCAATGTGGCACGTAGTTTATGTTATTCTGCTCTTCGCTCTCTACGGGGTTTACTATGGGGCGGTGGAGGGGGTGACCAGGGCATTTGTTGCCGATATGGTGCCCAGGGAGAAGCGGGGGACAGCCTATGGCCTCTATCACGGGGCGATCGGGCTCAGCCTGCTGCTGGCGAGCGTAACTGCCGGGCTTCTATGGGAGGCGATAGACCCGGCGGCGACCTTCTTCTTCGGGGCAGCGATGGCAGTTGTGGCGATTGCAGGATTTGTGCTGTTTATCAAGGAGTAG
- the mnmE gene encoding tRNA uridine-5-carboxymethylaminomethyl(34) synthesis GTPase MnmE yields the protein MYTYQAMYEDTIAALSTPLGEGGIGIVRLSGASALAIAEKLFHHPLQDRRLVYGHIIDPATKEVVDEVLVSYMAAPHTYTREDIVEINCHGGPSPLQRVLELVLRHGARTANPGEFTLRAFLSGRIDLAQAESVLDVVRAKTSASLRVAIHGLGGSLSQPLKAVRAELMSVLAYLTARIDFPEDEVAEQEIMPALERAREMLKELISSAEQGIVYRQGVRTAIVGRRNVGKSSLLNRLLRQSRAIVSPVPGTTRDTVEEVVNLKGVPFVLTDTAGMVKLKGLVESLGVARSRKAIEQADIVLLVLDAGTPLRSSDREIITLLSELREKEVLVAANKCDLPRRATLDNIAWNTVSVSALSGEGLDKLEQKMVDCALGGKVYTSDALLVSNPRHKACLERAEDHLEQALSSIASQMPDDFTTIDLTAALNALGEITGETVSEELLETIFGSFCIGK from the coding sequence ATGTATACTTACCAGGCTATGTATGAGGACACGATTGCTGCCCTCTCCACCCCCCTTGGCGAGGGCGGGATCGGCATCGTGCGCCTGAGCGGGGCCAGCGCTTTGGCAATCGCCGAGAAGTTGTTTCATCACCCGCTACAAGACCGCCGTCTGGTCTACGGTCATATCATTGACCCTGCCACAAAGGAGGTTGTGGATGAGGTGCTGGTCTCCTATATGGCAGCGCCTCATACCTATACAAGAGAGGACATCGTGGAGATCAACTGCCATGGTGGCCCCTCACCACTGCAGCGAGTCCTGGAGTTGGTGCTCAGGCACGGCGCCCGGACGGCGAACCCGGGGGAGTTTACCCTGAGGGCATTCCTGAGTGGCAGGATAGACCTGGCTCAGGCGGAATCGGTCCTGGATGTGGTGCGCGCTAAGACATCAGCCAGCCTAAGGGTTGCCATACATGGTCTCGGTGGAAGCCTATCCCAGCCCCTAAAGGCAGTGCGTGCCGAGCTGATGAGCGTTCTCGCCTACCTAACCGCCAGGATCGATTTCCCCGAAGATGAGGTGGCAGAGCAGGAGATAATGCCTGCGCTGGAGAGGGCACGCGAGATGCTCAAGGAGCTCATCTCAAGCGCAGAGCAGGGGATCGTATATCGCCAGGGGGTAAGGACCGCTATTGTGGGGCGCCGTAATGTGGGAAAATCAAGCCTCCTGAATCGCCTGCTCAGACAGAGCCGTGCCATCGTCAGCCCGGTACCGGGAACTACACGGGATACGGTGGAGGAAGTGGTGAACCTGAAGGGGGTGCCCTTCGTCCTTACCGATACTGCAGGCATGGTAAAGCTCAAGGGTCTGGTCGAGTCTCTGGGAGTGGCGCGCAGCCGCAAGGCTATAGAGCAGGCCGATATCGTCCTGCTGGTGCTCGATGCCGGCACCCCCTTGCGAAGCTCCGACAGAGAGATCATCACCCTTCTCTCAGAACTTCGCGAAAAAGAGGTGCTGGTAGCGGCAAATAAGTGTGACCTGCCCCGGCGAGCCACCCTGGATAATATCGCCTGGAACACTGTCTCGGTATCAGCCCTCTCCGGTGAAGGGCTTGATAAGCTGGAGCAGAAGATGGTGGATTGTGCCCTCGGGGGGAAGGTATACACTTCGGACGCCCTGCTGGTTTCCAATCCCCGCCACAAGGCCTGTCTGGAGCGGGCGGAGGATCATCTTGAGCAGGCACTATCGAGCATCGCTTCTCAGATGCCCGACGATTTCACCACCATCGACCTCACCGCCGCCCTGAATGCTCTGGGTGAGATCACCGGCGAGACGGTGAGCGAGGAGCTACTGGAGACCATCTTCGGCAGTTTCTGCATCGGTAAATAG
- the panD gene encoding aspartate 1-decarboxylase translates to MMRTMLKGKIHRARVTDANLNYEGSITIDELLMEAADILPYERVQVLDIDNGARLETYAITGERGCGEICINGAAARLVSVGDRVIILSYKVVADEEAKATKPRLVYVDERNALVKGEVLSL, encoded by the coding sequence ATGATGAGAACGATGCTGAAGGGAAAGATCCACCGGGCGCGGGTCACCGATGCCAACCTGAACTACGAGGGGAGCATCACCATCGATGAGCTTCTCATGGAGGCGGCAGACATCCTCCCCTATGAGAGGGTCCAGGTGCTGGACATCGATAACGGTGCGCGCCTGGAGACCTACGCCATCACCGGGGAGCGGGGCTGCGGTGAGATCTGCATCAATGGCGCTGCGGCCAGGCTGGTCTCCGTGGGCGACAGGGTTATCATCCTTTCCTATAAAGTTGTCGCCGATGAGGAGGCAAAGGCTACAAAGCCCAGACTGGTCTATGTAGACGAGCGGAATGCCCTGGTGAAAGGCGAGGTGCTTTCACTATGA
- the panB gene encoding 3-methyl-2-oxobutanoate hydroxymethyltransferase yields MRVTIGEIKEMKQRGDKIPMLTAYDYSTARLLDEAGVALILVGDSLGMVMLGYESTIPVTMDEMIHHTKAVVRGTKHALVIGDMPFMTYHVSIDDALRNAARFIQEGGAQAVKLEGGEVVADRVSRLVACGIPVQGHIGLTPQSVHQIGGYKVVGKTPEVAVRLLNDARALEEAGVFSIVLECVPAPLSKLITERVTVPTIGIGAGKNCDGQVQVVSDILGLFTDFVPKHAKQYAKLNQAITSAVADYIAEVKAETFPTPKQSYEMDESILAQIKDKSHS; encoded by the coding sequence ATGAGGGTCACCATCGGCGAAATCAAGGAGATGAAGCAGCGCGGCGACAAAATCCCCATGCTCACCGCTTATGATTACTCCACCGCCAGGCTCCTCGACGAGGCCGGGGTGGCACTGATCCTGGTTGGCGATAGCCTGGGCATGGTTATGCTGGGCTATGAGTCAACCATCCCGGTGACCATGGATGAGATGATCCATCACACCAAGGCGGTGGTCCGGGGGACGAAGCATGCCCTGGTGATAGGCGATATGCCCTTCATGACCTATCATGTCTCTATAGATGATGCCCTGCGCAATGCCGCTCGCTTCATTCAGGAGGGCGGGGCACAGGCGGTGAAGCTTGAGGGAGGGGAGGTGGTAGCCGACAGGGTGAGCCGGCTGGTAGCATGTGGCATCCCTGTTCAGGGCCACATCGGGCTTACTCCGCAGTCGGTGCACCAGATTGGTGGCTACAAAGTGGTGGGAAAGACCCCGGAGGTCGCGGTGCGCCTGCTCAATGACGCCAGGGCATTAGAGGAAGCCGGCGTTTTCTCTATCGTCCTCGAGTGTGTTCCCGCACCCCTTTCCAAATTGATCACCGAGCGGGTGACAGTGCCCACCATCGGCATCGGTGCTGGCAAAAACTGCGACGGCCAGGTGCAGGTAGTAAGCGACATCCTGGGCCTGTTCACCGATTTCGTCCCCAAGCATGCCAAGCAATACGCCAAGCTGAACCAGGCAATCACTTCCGCCGTTGCCGATTACATCGCCGAGGTCAAGGCAGAGACTTTCCCCACCCCGAAACAGAGCTACGAGATGGACGAATCCATTCTGGCCCAAATTAAAGACAAATCTCACAGCTAA
- a CDS encoding CFI-box-CTERM domain-containing protein, which yields MKRILYGALICALIVGVSIPLWPASVSAAGTAIYVDDDFNDDPERHMWDTIQEGIDDATDGAGDTVYVYAGTYNENVVADKSNLTIHGESSSLVTVDGNGGDHTIKMTADDVTVRQLKVTGATGTGFAGVYWGNVQNGYLDHCDITGNYFGVLLNSIYNQTIQCNDIHNNSNNGIQVSDSTLKDLTMNDIYNNRDGISLINSSKITIWYNKSYSNSRYGIYVDSLSYENDIYLNDFFDNTAGNGYSDRFADDNNWETPNKSQWFWYCYGGDPYSSFRGNYWGDYGGVDVSPLDGIGDTSHPLGSEADSYPLISSYTNYPMTYPLETCPGSPVPECTAEVAPPSPPAPPGGCFIATAAYGTASAAEIDVLRAFRDEVLLESTVGSQLVEWYYQTSPPVADFISENYVLRTLVREFVVDPIASLVEVTGSLWRD from the coding sequence ATGAAGAGAATACTATATGGTGCGCTGATTTGTGCCCTGATTGTGGGCGTCTCGATCCCCTTGTGGCCAGCCAGCGTTAGCGCGGCTGGCACTGCTATATACGTCGATGACGATTTTAACGACGACCCGGAACGTCACATGTGGGACACGATTCAAGAGGGAATAGACGACGCCACTGATGGCGCCGGCGATACTGTGTATGTGTACGCCGGGACATATAATGAAAACGTTGTTGCAGACAAGAGCAACTTGACTATACACGGCGAGTCTTCCTCTCTGGTGACCGTTGACGGAAATGGAGGGGACCATACCATCAAGATGACAGCGGATGACGTCACGGTGAGGCAGCTCAAAGTCACAGGCGCAACTGGCACAGGCTTCGCCGGCGTCTACTGGGGGAACGTCCAGAACGGCTATCTCGATCATTGCGATATCACCGGCAACTACTTTGGGGTCTTGCTGAATTCTATTTATAACCAAACCATTCAGTGTAACGACATCCATAACAACTCCAACAACGGGATACAGGTGAGCGATTCCACATTAAAAGACCTCACCATGAACGATATTTACAACAACCGTGATGGCATATCCCTGATCAACTCCTCAAAAATCACCATTTGGTACAACAAATCGTATAGCAACAGCAGGTACGGCATCTATGTAGACTCGTTGTCCTATGAAAACGACATCTACCTCAATGACTTCTTCGATAACACCGCTGGCAATGGATATTCAGATAGGTTTGCAGATGATAATAACTGGGAGACACCCAACAAGTCTCAGTGGTTCTGGTACTGCTACGGCGGAGACCCTTACTCGAGCTTTAGGGGCAACTATTGGGGGGACTACGGCGGAGTCGATGTTTCCCCTCTCGATGGGATTGGAGATACCTCTCACCCTCTGGGCAGTGAGGCAGATAGCTATCCGCTTATTAGCAGTTACACAAACTACCCAATGACCTACCCACTGGAGACCTGCCCAGGGTCGCCGGTGCCAGAATGCACAGCAGAGGTAGCGCCACCGTCGCCACCTGCACCGCCTGGCGGCTGCTTCATCGCCACTGCTGCCTACGGCACAGCGAGCGCTGCGGAGATCGATGTGTTACGGGCGTTCAGGGATGAGGTGCTGCTGGAAAGCACAGTGGGCTCTCAACTGGTGGAGTGGTACTACCAGACCAGCCCTCCGGTAGCCGATTTCATATCAGAGAATTATGTGTTAAGGACTCTGGTGAGGGAGTTCGTGGTTGACCCGATTGCTTCGTTAGTCGAAGTAACGGGGTCTCTCTGGCGAGATTAA
- a CDS encoding NYN domain-containing protein → MEDRVSIFIDGSNLYHALRSNLGRYDLNFAEFASKLCGPRRLFRTYYYNVLQYSSQRSEGQGEQQEFLNALRQTPYLEVRLGGTKLAQGVRVEKGIDVMLATDLLHFAWINLYDIAVLVSGDSDFAYALQAVKNMGKHVEVAYFETNISRELLDIADNRHLLNQKFFRGLWSRKRPPERKATNKATNNRTVVKK, encoded by the coding sequence ATGGAAGACAGGGTATCAATCTTCATCGATGGGAGCAACCTGTATCACGCGCTGCGCTCTAACCTGGGGCGCTACGACCTGAATTTCGCCGAGTTCGCCAGTAAGCTCTGTGGGCCCAGGCGTCTGTTCCGAACATACTACTACAACGTACTGCAGTACTCGAGCCAGCGGTCTGAAGGCCAGGGCGAGCAGCAGGAGTTCCTAAACGCCCTTCGCCAAACGCCGTATTTAGAGGTGAGACTGGGGGGCACCAAGCTGGCGCAGGGTGTCCGTGTGGAGAAGGGCATCGATGTCATGCTGGCCACAGACCTGCTGCATTTCGCCTGGATAAACCTCTATGACATTGCCGTGCTGGTGAGCGGGGACTCAGACTTTGCCTACGCTCTTCAGGCGGTGAAGAACATGGGAAAGCATGTAGAGGTGGCCTACTTTGAGACCAACATCTCCAGGGAACTCCTGGATATCGCCGACAACCGCCATCTGCTGAACCAGAAGTTCTTCCGGGGATTGTGGTCCCGCAAGCGCCCTCCAGAACGTAAGGCGACAAACAAGGCGACAAACAACCGGACGGTAGTGAAAAAGTAG
- the panC gene encoding pantoate--beta-alanine ligase, which translates to MKVVETIASMKAERGKLTGSVGFVPTMGYLHQGHLELVRHARTETLTVIASIFVNPSQFGPQEDFTAYPRDPERDLALLEKEGVGLVFMPDAREMYPEGFSSWVTLEGITQRLEGESRPGHFRGVTTVVAKLLNIVQPNRAYFGQKDAQQLAVIRKMVSELNMNLEVVAVPTVREPDGLAMSSRNTYLSPEERKASLVLWKALCLARGHWENGERDASRLCQEMTSLIEREPFATIDYVSIANPETLEELAEIAAPALISLAVRIGGTRLIDNTMLGG; encoded by the coding sequence ATGAAGGTTGTTGAGACCATCGCCTCAATGAAAGCCGAGCGGGGCAAGCTAACCGGCTCTGTTGGCTTCGTGCCCACCATGGGCTACCTTCACCAGGGGCACCTCGAGCTGGTGCGCCACGCCCGGACTGAGACCCTCACAGTTATAGCCAGCATCTTCGTTAACCCCTCGCAGTTTGGCCCCCAGGAAGACTTCACTGCGTACCCGCGCGACCCGGAGCGAGACCTCGCCTTACTGGAGAAGGAGGGTGTAGGTTTGGTTTTTATGCCCGATGCCCGGGAGATGTATCCGGAGGGCTTCAGTAGCTGGGTGACGCTGGAAGGAATTACCCAGCGGCTAGAGGGTGAATCCCGTCCCGGTCACTTCAGGGGGGTCACTACAGTGGTGGCCAAGCTACTGAACATTGTCCAGCCTAATAGAGCATACTTCGGGCAGAAGGATGCCCAGCAACTGGCGGTGATCCGGAAGATGGTCTCCGAACTGAACATGAACCTTGAGGTCGTGGCCGTTCCCACAGTGCGGGAGCCCGACGGGCTGGCAATGAGCAGCCGCAATACCTACCTGAGTCCAGAGGAAAGGAAGGCGTCACTGGTACTGTGGAAGGCCCTCTGCCTTGCTCGTGGTCACTGGGAAAATGGTGAGAGGGACGCCTCTCGCCTGTGCCAGGAGATGACCTCCCTCATCGAGCGCGAGCCTTTCGCCACTATCGATTACGTGAGCATAGCCAACCCCGAAACGCTGGAGGAGCTAGCCGAGATCGCCGCACCCGCCCTGATCTCGCTGGCAGTCAGGATAGGCGGAACGCGGCTTATCGATAATACAATGTTGGGGGGATAG
- a CDS encoding P1 family peptidase: MHNAITDVQGIKVGHYTDREAATGCTVILCEEGAVAGVDVRGAAPGTRETDALRPMSLVGKAHAILLGGGSAFGLDAAGGVMRYLEERGYGIDTGVAKVPIVPAAILFDLRLGSAQVRPGPDEGYKACLAASTGPVAEGCVGAGTGATLGKILGPERMTKSGLGTASQRLGDATIGAIVAVNPFGDVVDPGTGRIIAGPRDTVKGVFLDTINIMKRCEESPGALPTNTTIGVVATDALLDKEQVNKMAQLAHDGLARTVRPAHTMFDGDTMFALATGKAGAEDVTILGAIAAEVVAAAIMRAVRQAEGLFGIPAARDII; the protein is encoded by the coding sequence ATGCACAACGCGATCACCGACGTTCAAGGGATAAAGGTGGGGCATTACACCGATAGAGAAGCCGCCACCGGCTGCACCGTGATACTCTGTGAAGAGGGGGCAGTGGCCGGCGTTGATGTACGTGGCGCTGCTCCGGGCACCAGGGAGACAGACGCGTTGCGGCCGATGAGCCTGGTGGGCAAGGCGCACGCTATCCTCCTCGGCGGGGGAAGCGCCTTCGGCCTCGATGCTGCCGGCGGGGTGATGCGCTATTTAGAGGAGCGGGGTTACGGCATTGACACTGGCGTGGCAAAGGTGCCCATTGTCCCAGCAGCCATTCTCTTCGATCTTCGTTTAGGCAGCGCTCAGGTGAGGCCCGGTCCCGATGAGGGCTACAAGGCATGCCTTGCCGCCTCAACCGGGCCGGTAGCCGAGGGTTGCGTCGGCGCTGGCACCGGGGCCACGTTGGGCAAGATCCTAGGACCGGAGAGAATGACCAAGAGCGGCCTGGGGACAGCAAGCCAGAGGTTGGGTGATGCCACTATCGGGGCTATCGTTGCGGTTAATCCCTTTGGCGATGTTGTAGACCCGGGAACCGGCAGGATCATCGCCGGCCCCCGCGACACGGTAAAGGGGGTTTTTCTCGATACTATCAACATAATGAAAAGGTGCGAGGAATCTCCCGGCGCTCTTCCTACAAATACCACCATTGGGGTGGTAGCCACCGATGCCTTACTGGACAAGGAGCAGGTTAACAAAATGGCTCAGCTTGCTCACGACGGACTGGCGAGAACCGTCCGACCGGCCCATACCATGTTCGATGGCGATACCATGTTTGCCCTCGCCACCGGTAAAGCAGGGGCTGAGGATGTCACCATACTGGGGGCGATAGCGGCAGAGGTGGTGGCGGCAGCGATCATGAGAGCAGTTAGGCAAGCCGAGGGGCTTTTCGGGATACCGGCAGCTCGGGATATTATTTAG
- a CDS encoding PadR family transcriptional regulator: MLKDFFIGFIKIHILYHASQGPIYGVGILEELGRHGYRLSPGTLYPTLHRLAREGYLESSSKVVGGKVRRYYTITERGLVALEEARRKIAELVNEVLLDK; encoded by the coding sequence ATGCTGAAGGATTTCTTTATAGGTTTCATTAAGATTCACATCCTCTACCACGCTTCACAAGGTCCAATCTACGGGGTTGGGATCCTGGAGGAGCTTGGTCGGCATGGCTATCGGTTGAGCCCGGGGACCCTATACCCCACGCTGCATCGCCTTGCGAGGGAGGGCTATTTGGAGAGCAGCTCAAAGGTGGTCGGTGGGAAGGTCCGCAGATACTACACCATAACCGAGAGGGGTCTGGTAGCCCTTGAAGAAGCAAGGCGGAAGATCGCAGAGCTGGTAAACGAGGTGCTGCTGGATAAATAG
- a CDS encoding GYD domain-containing protein has translation MPTYVMLTKLTTWGRKTIKERPERIKEVNKEVEAMGARIVGQYAVLGPYDFVNILDAPDDATITRVAVELGSRGTLETMTLSATSLNDFIYNLHKK, from the coding sequence ATGCCCACATATGTAATGCTCACCAAACTTACCACATGGGGCAGAAAGACCATAAAAGAGAGGCCGGAGCGTATAAAGGAGGTCAACAAGGAGGTGGAGGCGATGGGAGCACGGATAGTGGGCCAATATGCCGTCCTCGGCCCCTATGATTTCGTTAACATCCTGGATGCTCCGGACGATGCCACCATAACCAGGGTAGCAGTAGAGCTGGGCTCCCGGGGCACCCTGGAGACAATGACGCTGAGCGCTACATCGCTCAATGATTTCATTTATAACCTTCATAAAAAGTAA